A window of Methanosphaera sp. WGK6 contains these coding sequences:
- a CDS encoding 50S ribosomal protein L21e, giving the protein MRKSKGFKSRSRYKLKRSIRPKRANPISRKIQVFEAGQKVHIIVDSSIHRGQPHPRFHGKTGEVVGQKGKAYLVAIKDGNKPKELIIRPEHLKLQE; this is encoded by the coding sequence ATGAGAAAATCAAAAGGATTTAAAAGTCGATCAAGATATAAACTTAAAAGAAGTATCAGACCTAAACGAGCTAACCCAATATCCAGAAAAATACAAGTATTTGAAGCAGGACAAAAAGTACATATAATAGTTGATTCAAGTATCCACAGAGGACAACCACATCCAAGATTCCACGGAAAAACTGGAGAAGTAGTTGGTCAAAAAGGAAAAGCATACCTTGTAGCTATTAAAGATGGAAACAAACCTAAAGAATTAATTATAAGACCAGAACATCTTAAATTACAAGAGTGA
- a CDS encoding RNA polymerase Rpb4 family protein, with the protein MMIGKKVIDTKPITISEAREILMKKVEEKADENNEVDGHQFTYEQNLTIDYVNKFALLDAEDAQELRGKLEKHLSPIQAVKVVDLMPEDLDDLRLIFSKERGNFETETLQEVLDLVDQYR; encoded by the coding sequence ATGATGATTGGAAAAAAAGTCATTGATACTAAACCTATCACAATATCTGAAGCACGTGAAATTCTAATGAAAAAAGTAGAAGAAAAAGCTGATGAAAATAATGAAGTCGATGGCCACCAATTCACATATGAACAGAATTTAACTATTGACTATGTCAATAAGTTTGCATTACTTGATGCAGAAGATGCTCAAGAACTAAGAGGTAAATTAGAAAAACACCTTAGTCCTATACAAGCAGTAAAAGTAGTGGATTTAATGCCTGAAGATCTTGATGACTTAAGATTAATCTTTTCAAAAGAAAGAGGAAATTTCGAAACAGAGACTTTACAAGAAGTATTAGATCTTGTAGATCAATATCGATAA
- the rsmA gene encoding 16S rRNA (adenine(1518)-N(6)/adenine(1519)-N(6))-dimethyltransferase RsmA, translating to MLNNTKKILDKYNIRLDKNKSQNYLIDKNKLNKILENADIHNNETILEIGAGIGTLTIPMAKKAKKVIAIEKDPIIADILKQRIIKEKLSNIEVIREDALKIDFPEFDKMVSNLPYQISSPVTFKLLKYPFKKAILMYQLEFAKRMQANPNTHEYSRLSVALYFRADIQIIDTLPPEAFIPKPKVNSAVIELVPKENNVTQLFDNTTRALFQHRNKKAKKALIQSAHELKSNKKELKPKLDNINNPLLDEKVFKLTPENIKEISEIIGEIL from the coding sequence ATGTTAAATAATACAAAAAAAATATTAGATAAATATAATATTAGACTTGATAAAAATAAAAGTCAAAACTATTTAATAGATAAAAACAAACTTAATAAAATACTAGAAAATGCAGACATCCACAACAATGAAACAATTCTAGAAATAGGTGCAGGTATTGGAACATTAACCATACCAATGGCCAAAAAAGCAAAAAAAGTAATTGCGATAGAAAAAGATCCAATCATTGCAGATATTTTAAAACAACGTATAATCAAAGAAAAATTATCTAATATTGAAGTAATTCGTGAAGATGCACTTAAAATTGATTTTCCTGAATTTGATAAAATGGTTTCAAATTTACCTTATCAGATATCTTCTCCTGTAACATTTAAATTATTAAAATATCCTTTCAAAAAAGCTATACTTATGTATCAACTAGAATTTGCAAAAAGAATGCAAGCAAACCCAAATACCCATGAGTACTCCAGGTTATCAGTGGCATTATATTTCAGAGCAGATATTCAAATTATAGACACACTACCTCCAGAGGCATTCATTCCAAAACCTAAAGTAAACAGTGCAGTAATTGAATTAGTACCAAAAGAAAATAATGTAACTCAATTATTTGATAACACAACACGTGCATTATTCCAGCATCGAAATAAAAAAGCAAAAAAAGCATTAATTCAATCAGCACATGAATTAAAGAGTAATAAAAAGGAATTAAAACCTAAATTAGATAATATAAATAATCCATTACTAGACGAAAAAGTATTTAAATTAACTCCTGAGAATATAAAAGAAATATCAGAAATAATAGGAGAAATATTATGA
- a CDS encoding HemK2/MTQ2 family protein methyltransferase, whose protein sequence is MKYENIEYNECEEVYPPAEDTFLLIDNLEVYENEDVLEIGAGTGIVSIAASFIAENVTCVDINQHAIKCTEANVKLNNRENITVIHSDLFENITEKYDLIIFNTPYLPVTEEEHDDDDYSKAWDGGIDGRQIIDKFLEQAHNYIKSNGRIQIVQSSLSDNEKTLNYLNTNGFEAKISASEHQFFEDITLITAKKIE, encoded by the coding sequence ATGAAATATGAAAATATAGAATATAATGAATGCGAAGAAGTATATCCACCAGCAGAAGATACTTTTCTATTAATTGATAATTTAGAAGTATATGAAAATGAAGATGTCCTAGAAATAGGTGCAGGTACGGGAATTGTAAGTATTGCTGCATCTTTTATTGCAGAAAATGTGACTTGTGTTGATATAAATCAACATGCCATTAAATGTACAGAAGCTAATGTTAAATTAAATAATAGGGAAAATATTACTGTTATTCATAGTGATTTGTTCGAAAATATAACAGAAAAATATGATTTAATAATATTTAACACACCATACCTACCTGTAACTGAAGAAGAACATGACGATGATGATTATAGTAAAGCATGGGATGGTGGAATTGATGGTAGACAAATAATTGATAAATTCCTAGAACAAGCTCATAACTACATTAAAAGTAATGGTAGAATTCAAATAGTACAATCATCCCTAAGTGATAATGAAAAAACATTAAATTATCTTAACACTAATGGATTTGAAGCTAAAATAAGCGCTAGTGAACATCAATTTTTTGAAGATATTACATTAATAACTGCGAAAAAAATAGAATAG
- a CDS encoding Nramp family divalent metal transporter — protein sequence MAIMDNVKQKLKNYPTLMSIFIFLSVLGPGLITAMVDNDCGGILTYSLAGAQYGYNLIWTFIPMIFSLIVAQEMGVRMGIISGKGLASLIREKVGVKITMFIMIGLLIANFGNTLAEFSGIVVSSEIFGVPPVISVILTAIIIWLLVIKGNYKNVEKIFIILSLVYISYILAGLMANPDWGQVATAVVPDLQLDTPYITMVVGLIGTTIAPWMQFYLQSSVVEKGVSKDELKYSKAESIIGPIFTGVVALFILIACAATIHVTGTPVSDVKDVATALIPVAGEYAGFLFGLGFLNASLFSAIILPLSTAYYVCESLGFETGISKDFKEAPVFHGLYAGMIFVCAIIILIPNIPLMEILLFSQVINGILLPFVLVLMLLIINDKNIMGDYVNSRWYNIVSWLITIIITVLVIIYVITSFL from the coding sequence ATGGCTATAATGGATAATGTTAAACAAAAATTAAAAAATTACCCTACATTAATGTCAATATTCATATTTTTATCAGTACTAGGACCAGGATTAATCACAGCAATGGTTGATAATGATTGTGGAGGTATATTAACCTACAGTTTAGCTGGAGCACAATATGGATATAATCTAATATGGACATTTATACCAATGATTTTCTCGTTAATCGTAGCCCAAGAAATGGGTGTAAGAATGGGTATAATATCAGGAAAAGGTCTTGCAAGTCTCATACGAGAAAAAGTAGGCGTTAAAATAACAATGTTCATAATGATAGGATTACTCATAGCAAATTTTGGAAATACTCTTGCTGAATTCTCGGGAATAGTTGTTTCATCAGAAATTTTTGGAGTACCTCCCGTTATATCAGTAATTCTAACAGCAATAATAATATGGTTACTTGTAATTAAAGGAAATTATAAAAATGTTGAAAAAATATTCATAATATTATCTTTAGTTTATATTTCCTATATTTTAGCAGGACTCATGGCAAATCCTGATTGGGGTCAAGTAGCAACAGCAGTAGTACCTGACTTACAATTAGATACTCCATATATTACAATGGTAGTAGGTCTTATTGGTACAACAATAGCTCCATGGATGCAATTTTATTTACAATCATCTGTAGTAGAAAAAGGAGTAAGTAAAGATGAATTAAAATATTCAAAGGCAGAATCAATTATTGGGCCAATATTTACTGGTGTTGTAGCATTATTTATATTAATAGCTTGTGCTGCAACAATACATGTTACAGGAACACCGGTTAGTGATGTTAAAGATGTAGCAACAGCATTAATTCCAGTTGCCGGTGAATATGCAGGATTTTTATTTGGGCTTGGTTTTCTTAACGCGTCATTATTTAGTGCAATCATATTGCCTTTATCCACAGCATATTATGTATGTGAAAGTCTTGGATTTGAAACAGGAATTTCTAAAGATTTTAAAGAAGCTCCTGTATTTCATGGATTATATGCTGGAATGATATTTGTCTGTGCTATAATTATATTAATTCCAAATATACCTTTAATGGAAATATTATTATTTTCACAAGTAATTAATGGTATTCTGCTTCCATTTGTATTGGTTTTAATGTTATTAATAATCAATGATAAAAATATAATGGGAGATTATGTAAATTCAAGATGGTATAATATAGTTTCATGGCTTATAACTATTATAATTACAGTATTAGTTATAATTTATGTTATAACAAGCTTTTTATAG